The genome window GCGCTTTATCTATGGGATTAAGCCGAACAGAAACTCTATCAGTACCAGAACAACTGGAACGAAAAGAATGGCTAGCGTTTGAGGACTCTCTTCGTCAAATCGCTCTACCAAAAACAAGGGCATCCACCATTCAAGAAGAATCTGTTTCCGCAGATGAAGTCAATGGATTTATATGGAGTCGTTTTGCGAAGCTACCAACTGGAGAAAAAGAAACGGTAATTATAAGACAAGCGACTCAACTCTCAGGCTCTGGTCTGCCCACTCTAGAACTCATAAAAGAAGCTATCATGGCTGGCTTAAAGGAACTCTCTCTTCATGAACGTAAGCTTTTGTTAGATGCTGCCGTCAATCACGTACCACTCACTGACCTGGCTAAACAGACCACGGCTCCAACAGAAAATCCATATGTTTTGGTAAAAACACAGCTCTTTAGAGCTCGGAAAAAAGTCCTCGTTGAAGCGGTCCAATGTCTTCAAGCGCGAGACGCTCGGGGGTCTCAAGAACCTCTAAACATAGACTAAAATGCAGAGCGAGAAGCTACGACTCTTGCCTATTTAATACCTCATCAAGAGAAGGCATAGCTGGAGCAGTTCCATCACGCTCTGTAGAAAGCCCTGCAACGGTAGTTGCAAACTGAATTGCTCTTGGCAGATCTCCCTCGTAACGAACTATTCCAGCCGCAAGTCCACCGTTAAACGCATCCCCGGCTCCAGTTGTATCAGTAGGCGTAACAGTAATTGAGGGGGTCCTCAAAATCTGACCTTGTTTAATATTATGTACTTTCCGCGGTGGCTCTTCTTTTTGATACAGAAGTGACCCCTCTGCCCCTAGAGTCAGCAAGAGTCCATTCACTGGAAGTTCTACGAACATTTCTCTTATCGAGTCATCGGATAACCTATGAAATGTCTCGTCATATTCCCGGTTACAGAAGTGTTTTAGTAATGCAACGCACTCAGATTCATTCGGAGTGATATAATCTGCAAGCTCTAACTGCTCTTGGGTGATTGAGGAACTCATCGGTGCGGTGTTCAAAATTGTCAGGAGATTATTCTCTTTTCCATATTGAAGTCCACGAGTAGTCGCTATTGGATTGCTCTCCAGTTGAAAAATCAGCACTTCAATTTGCTCTTGTTGCTGCAACGCCGAAAGTACGAAATCTGGTGACAAATCCAGATTCGCTCCAAGGGCTACTACAATACTATTCTCAGCCTCTTCATTTACAACAATCGATGCTGCCCCTGACGTCTTTTGAGGTGATACTTCCAGCAACACTGACAGACCCTGCTCTTCACACCACGCACGATATCCTCTCCCAAAGAGATCCTCTCCGATACAACCCACAAAAAGCGTTGGCACTTCCTGCCGATGCGATGCTACCGCCTGATTTGAGCCTTTTCCGCCTGGGCCAGAAAAGAATTCACCAATTACGGTCTCTCCAGCCTTTGGGAACTCATTCGTTCGAAAAGCAAGATCTTGAACAAAACTGCCAACAACACATACTTTTGAGTTCATGCTATGAGTCCTTTACTCCTCTTCGCCCGTACTATTTCTTCAAGAAGATCATCCGTTAAAAGGTTTTCCAATGTTGTTCCAGGGAATTTCCGAGCCCATTGATAAACTGCTTCTATCTCAGAACCAGAAAAAATCGAGGGCTTATTCCTTACTTCATCAAGCGCTTCAATCAATTGAATAGCGATAACACTTGATGCTTCGACCGCACCGTCATACTTCGATCCGCTACATTGGCTTGTTATCTTTTGGTAGAGAGCCATACCGTCTATGACTATTACTTTTGTTCTCGGATAACCAACACACATCAAATTCCATGGATCTCCGTCAGAGTCTCCTGCCTTTCGAAAATCCGTTCTTATCAGCACTGAGGGAATATCCAGCATTTTTGCGACCATATACTCAACCACCGTTCCTGAGTCGAGCTCTGGTCCATCAAAGTGAAAAATTCCAAGGTCACTTTTGATCACATGCAGGAGATCCTGATCTCGAATGGAGATAGCGGAAGTATCGCGTTGTTCAAGATCTTGCGGCACAAAGCAGGAGTACAGCCCTTTTGATTGCGTGTGAATCTGCTCTGCTAAGAGGGCATTCCCTAAGAGATGTTTCAGACTAAAAAGTTCGCCTGCAAAATAAATAGAAAACGTAGAGTTCATGCCGCTAATTTAACCTTTTCCCTCGGGTATGCCACTTATTTTTTCAGAAAAAAGCTTATCAGTTTATCTCTTTGATGAAGTCTCTTGTTTGGTCACTCCTCTCATAACCCGACTGAAGTGCTGTGCGGTCATACCGTAGGAATGCTTGTGTTGCAGTTAACGTTCTGCGAGATGCATAGCTGACATGCCCATTCCATTGATTGTTGTCAGCTGAGGTAATACGTACCTTTGTTACCTCGAGAGAGCGAGCCAGATCTTCCACTATCTCAACTAAGGCATTCTCCCAATGAAGCTTTGGAAGACCTCGAGTAGGATAACGTTCCACGTGACCGACTTCCGCTTGGGGTCTCAGAGCCACAACTCCTTGGATCTGTTTAATATGGATACAACCAGCATCTTGCTGATCAAGGAAAAACCCCACTACCGCTTGAGGAATTCCCTTATATGACAACATTATTCCCATCGGAGTATCCATGTAGAGTTCGCCAGGCCTGCTCTCCACCAGTATTGTCTTAAATAATCTCAGCTCTCGTTTTGCTCCTTCATTATAGACTTCTCCAAAACCGGCCCATGCGGCACATCCAGAGGGAAATTTTCGTTCAGTCTCATCTCCTCGATCTCGGAGGTAGAGCCAGTCTGCTCGAAAGTGGGCATTGTGAGAACGCTGCTTTAAGCTATCAGACTTTCCATAATGACTAATAACCTTTCTTATTGACTCTTGATTCAGTGGCGTATCAATTTTTTCCAGAAGGTGAAAAGCATTTTTGAACCATTCTCGCTGTCGCCCGATCGTAGATTCATCGGGAGTCCCCTGCAGTCCAATTACTTTCCTGAAGAGTTCAGCGTTACATGCCTTTTCAAGAGCAAATGCCTGTGATAACTGGAACCGTTTTTTCTCATCCTTCATCAAGGAAAGAAGGTCAATAAACTCGGATGCTCTTAATCCTTTGAGAAGAACAGCAGTATCTGGAGTCCACCGACTCGTCTCTAATCCTCGAGCGAATCTTTTTAGGGTTTTGAATGAAAATTCGCTTGCTACATCATCGAGGTGAAGAGGAAGAATCGAGTGCGAGAAGGTTTCTATAATATTGCTGCGATCGTGTATGAAATCAATGTAGCCCGCTCTTTCAGGTAGTTTAGGACTATCTCCGAAGCCTGTATGCTGAGTTGTTTCTTGGTGCGGATCCATTGCTTCGAATATATCGATCTTGTGTTCCTTAAACTAATTCTTCATCGGAATAATGCTAACACCAATATCATAGTGTTTACATGCACTTACACAAGTACTGGCCTAATCTTGGCAGCGGACCACTCAATAGTTATTGAAGACCGCTGTGTATCAATGAAAATTTTTGTAAAGGAACGCATAAAGAAAACAAGTTTGCTATGCTGTGCGGATAATTCACGTGAGAAAAATGAACGCCAATCAAAACGAATTAAAACGTCAAGCGCCCCGTTCTGCTCTTTCTTTAAGCGAAGCAGATCTCCCGTCCCTTGATGTGGTGGGTCTATATCTCAACTCTCTTAATTCTCATCCGGGATTAAAACCTGAAATGCAGGTACAGCTTGCATTACAGCTGAAAGAAACTCGCCAAGAGCTTCAACGAGAGGTCTTCCAATATCCGCTGGCAGCAAGAGAGCTCATAGGGAGCTTGCAGAATATACTGGATAACAAGGCTCCGATTTTTGATGTAGTTGATGATGAGAGAATCCTGAAGTTAGGCGCTCAAGAAAAGCTCCGTAAGACTCTTCCAGGGCTTATAGAATCTCTTCATGCTACGGTTAAAACTCTGGAAGGCTTGCATCGAAATGAAGTCTCAGACCAGGCTGATTCTATCGCTACCAGTAAGACACAGAATCAACTCGTCAAACAGTGTCACTCTTATTCATGGAAAGATTCGCTCATCGATGATCTTGCTTATGTAGTTTGTGACGCGCTCTATTCTGTCCACACAAAGGATGCCGAACAGACCATTGAACAACAACGAATGCTCACTACAACAAAAGAAGCTTCGCTTGGAAAACTCAATACGCTCTTTTCGGTATTTGAGAGACATCGTTCACTCAAGGCAGAGTTTGCTGAGACAAATCTGAAACTAGTCATTGCAGTTGCAAAAAAATATCAAGGATTAGGACTCGAGCTTGAAGATTTAATCCAAGAGGGCAATGTAGGACTACTACGTGCATGTGAGAAATTTCGACCAGAAGAAGGATGTCGCTTCAGCACGTACGCTATCCATTGGATCAATGTACGGATTATGAGAGGCTTAATGGTCAATCGGAAGCTAGTACATATTCCAATCGAACATCAACGGTTAATGCGCTCAATTGCAGAGACAATAGACAGCTTCGTAAAAGAGGGCCTTCAGCCTTATGGCGATTTGGTAGCAGAACGGCTAGGAGTGAGTCAGCAACTCATCAAGAACTTGTCCCCTTATCTCTCAAAACCGAGGAGCCTTGATATTCCGAATCAGGATGAGAATACATCGTGGCTCATTAATTCGGTTACTTATACACCGGCTGCATCTATCCCTCTTCCTTTGCTTCGAGAGGAACTCCAAGAGAGAGTTTCTAAGGCGTTTCATGATACTCTTAATCATGTACAACGTGAGATCCTAAAATTTCGATTTGGCTTAGAGGGATATCCAGCACTCTCGCGAAAGGAAATTGGTCAGCGAGTCGGGGAAATTAGGGAGAATGGGAAAGCAATCAGTGGTGAGCGAGTCCGCCAAATTGAAGTTGCAGCCCTGAAAAAACTTCGAAAAAAACACGAAAATTTTGATCTCAAGTTATTTTTGGAAGAATCATTAGGAATCTGAGGACTCTCTCGACATTTCGATAATCAACACCAGAAATTCCTCAATAGTTTTTCTCGCTGAAAATAAAATAGTTCGAGTTTGTAATACATATATACATGCTTCAAGGCAAAGCATTCATCAACAGTATCTGAGATAGCAATCGCCCCACGTTTTACGAATAGTATTTGCCAGTGCCAGCCCACTGTAAAACAACCAAAAACGAAGAACACGAAAGACCTGCATGATATTCCATATCATCATCGCTCTTCTTCAAACTTTTGAGCCAGTTCAATAGCAGCTCTCCGATTTGTCCTGGCCTAATACACCAAAAGATCAATCCCATGAGTTAATGAAAACATAGCTTCCTCTTCGCTTCTCTAAAAAAGAAAGAATAAGATAATTAAGCCCTCTTACTCTACTTCTCTGATAGGTTTACCTGATGAGAGTCCACAACTGGGACTGACCCGCTGAGGTTCGTGTCAAAATATTCGATTCCTAAAGGATGTCGTTTCCGGAATACTTCGACAGACAGATATGCACCACTTGGCTGCAGGAGCTGCACCTCAAGACTCTGACTATTTTCAGCTGTAGCGGCTTTTACCAATGCACAGGCAACTGAGCCAGAACCGCAGGCAGTTTCAAAGAAAAAGGTATCAATACTTCTTACCCATACAAATGGGGTAATACTTTCACCCAATGTACTCGATTGAATATCAATAAGTCCGATGGCGGGAACATCCTTCAGGTGAAAGAGTGTCTCGGCATTGGTGAGAAGTGCTTTTCGGTCATAATCTGAAAGCGTGGCTATGTCAGCATCTCTGAACACGAGGTGGCTAATTCCAGACAAATGAGCAATGTTACATTGGTACGGGTTGGCATTTAAGTAAATTGTTTGATCTAAAAGAACTTCCTCAAAACAGACAGAGGGCATCGCCACTTCGACTTCATACCGCCCATCTCTTGTACATATCCGGCTGCTAAGTTGTCCTTCGCAACCCGAAATCTCTATTTTCGCCCGAAAGTGATCCTGGTGTATTGATACCGCATTCGTTTGGATAAGCTCCTCCGCAATGAATGTTTTTCCCTCTAGTGTAGAAGCCACTACGGCAGCTAGACATCTGAGGGCATTGCCGCAAAACTCACCACCAGCCATTTCTAGTCGTGCTGCAGAGGTTGAAAATTTCGGCGGGACCAGGTAGCCACCCTGTTCTAATTTGGGGAATTTCTGAAGAATACGATGGTGAACCCCTCCTATATTTGCACTTCCTATTTCTTTATTTTCATTCGCTACAATATAGGTTTGATTTCCTCCTGGATCACACAAAAAGATAGTCTGTAAGTTACTCATAAACGGAGTAATGGTATCTGAACAAATCATATCGAGAGCTTCTCCACTACATTCTTGAGTTTTGATACGCCTCTCTCTAAAGCCTCTCTATACGGTGCTTCAAGTGCTCCACTTAAGCATGCTCGGACCATTCCTTTATCTGGGAGAACACTAAAGTTGCCTGCATCAGCAAAAAGGACCATAAGATCACGAACGACAGAATGATTTCTTCCGTATTCATTTGTCACAGCCGTTGAGATCTCTTGGAGGAGTTTTTCAGGCGATGTTGAATGTATTCGTGATTGAAAATCACTGATTGCGACTTCACCATCTTCAAAATGATATGGGGGACGTTTTTCTCCGACAGGAGTAATGAGTTGTGCCGTCTGAGCAGCATGGTTTAAACCCTTCGCCTCTACTAGTAGCTTGCGCGCTCGATAAAAAATCTTCTCTGCTGGACCACCAATCATAATGACGTTATCAACATCACGTTGCATTTCATCTACAAGTAGATGTTCAAAGGGACGCGGCTGAATCGCATCGCGCATATAGACCGCATGCTCCGCAACATAACGTAAAGCATTATCTCCCCCCTTTTTCTGAATGAAACGAGAAAGGCTCTGATCTGAGGCGACAACTTGAGCAAGGTCTTGTGTTACCTCAACGATAAAATTATCAGTCGGAGAGTTAACTTCTAAATGTTTGTCGGTAAGGATTCGAACTCTTGATTGAAGTGACGGGTGGACTAATTCAATATAGTGCGAGAGGAGACTCGTCAGGTTCGCCTCATTTTGCAAGACAGCGGCTCGATCAAAATCTGGATTCGCTCTCAAGACCCCTTGAGTGGCGATATAAATTTCTGCAGATGTGGTATCAGGAAGCTCTTTGAGTAATCGAAGAGTAGGTACGACATATGAAAGAGTTCGAACCGGCAGTGGTCCATCTTCTAGTCCGTAGCCCTGAGCAATGACAGCGCTCTCAACCTTTAATCGAGTTTTTAAACACTCAAGAACCTCTCTGCCTGAAGGCGCTTCTTCAGAAGCTCGCATCGAGAAAAAACTTTCGACTGGGGGCAAAGTGTACCGCGACATTTCAAAGCTTGAACCCTGTGAAGTGGGATTCACTATCTCTGATTTGGTTTTATCTGCTGTAACATTCTGCATTTTATACACTTTTTATTATCTACTGAACGCAGTACTTTATCTTACTAAAGTGCTTTAGTAAGATAAAGTGTCATGGGTTTCTGGTTGAGTCAAGTCTAGGCAACAAAATTCTTTTACGAGATGAACGGGTTTATAACGGCTGCCCGTTCGTAGAATATTTTCCAGCGGGTTGGTGGACGTTGAGTATTTAGCGCTCAGATAACCGCCTGAATATTTGGGAAGAATGCATTATTTTGCTTAAGGGCGTGAAAATAGTAATCCTGAAGCAGCTTCGCGAAAGGAATACTTATGAAATTCTGTGCTCTGTTTATTTCTCTATTCGTTTCCACTGGTGTTGCGGCTCAGCAACTACCACGAATTATCGGAGGCAGCAGTATTGATCTCAGGAATTCGCCAATTGCGTTCATAGAAACTGATAGAGGGAGCTGTACTGGAAGCCTTGTAGGACCGACGGAAGTATTAACTGCTGCACATTGTATTCATGGCACGTCACTTTCTTCGGTAGTTATCTGGATAAACGATACGCCACGATTTCCCAGTACGAGCTATTACAGTAACTACTATAGCGAAATTGCCGGAGTTGCTGGCAATCAAGGCACAGATATAGGCATGTTCATACTGGACACCCCAATATTCGATGTCCCTGCCCTTCCAGTAATTGTCGACCTTCCCATGGCAGCAGGGATACCTGTTTCCGTATATGGACTTGGCACAAATGAGAATTCGGATCTCGTCGAGCTAGGCCCCGTCAACGGAAAGACTGCTGACGTTGCTATTCTGGCCACAACACCTGGATTTATTATCTCAAATCACTTTACTTCAGGGGCTTCCACATGTGCTGGAGATTCTGGAGGTCCGATGACATTTTCGCTAGCAGGTTATGAAGGAATAGTTGGTCTATTATCAGGCGGCGATAATGTGACCAATCCACTTGGGCAATGCGTCCTCGGAGGAGGAAACAGTTATCATACGAAAGTTTCAACACTTTTGGCGCAGAACTTCCTCGCGTCCTTTCCTGGGGTTCAGTACCTTTCAGGGCGAAACATGATGTTTTTAGCCTGGCTTGAGTCCGCTGCTGATAACTTTACCATTGCTGCTCAGAATCAAACGAACAAAAGGTTCATAAAGAAACAAATTCGGAAGATGATTATGAACTTAAAGCAAGCGAAGCTTTGGGCCTCTGATCTTCAACGGATTCAAGGAATACGAAAGTCAATCAGATTACTCCGAAAAGCTAGGAAAGCCCGGAAACGACGACAATTTAAACTCTTGAATAAGTTTGGAGCAAAAGTCGTGGAGCTTGGCAGTCTTCCAATCTCACCATGATTTCTAGTCGTGGAAGTGATCCAGTCTAAGCACTGAGCAGGAAACAATCAGCCGAGAAAAATAGGCGGGAAAAACGAGATGGGCATAGTGCCGAGCGGAAATTGGGCATAGTGCCGAACGGAAATATGGCGGAGCCAACGGGACTCGAACCCGCGACCTCTCGCGTGACAGGCGAGCGTTCTAACCAACTGAACTATGGCTCCGCATTACGACATTGAAGTCATAACTCACTTGCCCGAACTGTTCAAAGCTTCGAACGCTCTCCTCGCGTTCTCCCCCTCAAACGCTCTCGCGTTTGGCAACCTAAACGGTCGCACCGGGGGTCTTGCTCCTCTCTTACCGCTCCGCGGTATAAGCTCGACCAACTGAACTATGGCTCCGCACTTCATGCGGAAGCGGAAAGATAGCGAAGTGCCCCATGAAAATCAAACCCCTTAAGATTATAAGGAAATAAGTGATATTTTTTGCCCAAATAACCCCTGAACCTCCCCTGACTAACCCCCTTGTTCTTCACGTCTGCTTCTCGCTACTCTTTTCAATATCAAACCTCCAGGGAGCCTTTCATGTCCAATACAACCCACCCTATCCTCACACCCTACACCCTACACGACCTCTCTTTAAAAAACCGTGTGGTCATGGCACCTCTCACCCGAAGTCGCGCTGGTGAAACTCGAATTCCAAATGAGCTCATGGGTGAATACTACGCGCAAAGAGCCTCAGCAGGTCTTATCATCGCTGAAGCTACCGTAATCTCGGAACAAGGTATCGGATGGCCAAACAGCCCAGGAATATACACAGAGCAACAAGTCGAAGGCTGGAAAAACGTTACCGCCTCACTTAAAAAAACTGGAACACCTTTCTTCTTACAACTCTGGCACTGTGGCAGGTCATCCCATACAGATTTTCATCCCTCAACTGGTCTGCCCGTAAGTGCTTCCGAAATAAAGCTAGAAGGGAAATCAGTCCAAACTCCACTTGGCAAAAAGTCTTATGAGACTCCACGAGCACTCACAACAGATGAGGTAAAAGCAGTAGTCAACGATTATAAAAATGCGGCCCTCGCCGCAAAAGAAGCTGGCTTCGATGGAGTAGAAATACATAGTGCGAATGGATATCTCCTCGATCAGTTCCTCCAGTCAAAAACCAATAAAAGAGAAGATGAATACGGAGGGAGTATTGAAAAACGAGCTCAATTTCTAAAAGAAGTGGTACAAGCAATTCAAACAGTCCTTCCCTCAAATAGAATCGGTGTCCGACTCTCTCCAAATGGGGTGTTTAACGATATGGGATCCTCTGACTACCGAGAACAGTTCCTCTATACAGCCTCTATGCTCAGTGCCCTCAATATTGGGTACCTGCATGTCATAGACGGGCTCGCTTTCGGATTTCATGAGCTCGGTGCGCCAATGACTCTCAAAGATTTCCGTGACGTATTCTCTGGACCGATCATCGGAAATTGTGGATATAGCCTCGAGACCGCAAACGAAAGAATTATCGAAGGATCAGCTGATATGATCGCTTTTGGGCGGCCGTTTATCAGCAATCCCGATCTGGTTGACCGCTTTAAAAACTCTCTGCCCCTAACAGCAGAGGCCCCTCAATCTGTTTGGTATGACTGCTCCCTTGGTGGTGAAGGATATACCTCATTTCCTCCAGCAGCATAGAATTTCTTGCTCGATGAAAACGAGAAGTTGTAACACACTATCTTTATGCTACTCTCTAGAGCATTATGAAGTTAATTGTGTCATTCGCTTTTTAGAGAGCAATCATGAGCACCGAATACAGCCACCAGACCATAGAGCCCAAATGGCAGCAATACTGGCAGAAAAATAAGACTTTTCGACAAAAGCCACATCCAAGCCGAAAGAAATTTTACTGCCTTGATATGTTTCCCTATCCCTCAGGTTCAGGGCTCCATATTGGTCACCCCCTCGGGTACACCGCTACTGATATATATAGCCGCTTTAAAAGAATGAATGGTTATGACGTGCTCCATCCAATGGGGTATGACGCATTTGGACTACCCGCTGAACAACACGCAGTAGCTACTGGTGAACACCCTGGCAAAATTACCACAATCAACTGTGAAACGTTCACGAAGCAGATGAAACGAATCGGCTTCTCATACGATTGGGATAGAGAAATTCATACGTGCGTCCCAGATTACTATCGATGGACCCAGTGGATTTTCCTAAAGCTCTATAATTCGTGGTTCGATCCAGAGAGCAAAAAAGCTCGCCCAATTGAAGAACTTCCAATCCCCACAGATATCGCTAATGAGGGAGATAAAGCTATATGTGACTATCAGGCGAGTTATCGCCTCGCATATATCGATGAAGCAATGGTGAACTGGTGTCCAGCGCTCGGAACCGTACTTGCGAATGAAGAAGTTATAGACGGACGCTCTGAGCGAGGAGGCCATGAGGTTGTTCGAAAGCCGATGCGCCAATGGATGCTTCGTATTACCGCCTATGCAGACCGACTCGTTGATGAGCTCGAAACACTTAACTGGCCCGAAAGCATCAAAGATCAACAACGAAACTGGATCGGGAAAAAACATGGGGCAGAGATTCAATTTGCTGTTGAGAATTCTAAAGAGTCACTTACCGCATTTACGACCAGACCCGATACTCTCTTCGGCGTTACCTTTTTTGTGATTGCTCCTGAACATCCGCTCATCAACGAGCTTACCACTGCCGAGCAACAAGAAACGGTAAAGAACTATATAGACAATGCCGCAAAGATGAGCGAATTCGATCGAACTCTTGATAACCGCTCAAAAACAGGTGTTCCGACAGGAAGCTACGTAATAAATCCTATCAATGAAGAACGGGTTCCGCTCTATGTGGGCGACTATGTGCTCGCTTCTTACGGGACTGGTGCTGTTATGGGCGTTCCTGCTCATGATGAAAGAGATTTCGAATTCGCTAAAAAATTCGACCTTCCCATTCGTCCTGTTATTACTCCATCTCAGAGTGATCCTGAAACAATACAGAAGAGTGATTCTGGAGAAATTGCTTGGACAAAAGAAGGCACAATGTTGCCATGCGACTCCCCTGTTGCCAAAGAACTCCAATTAGAAGGAAGTTCTAATACCGACGCGATGAGTCGTATTACGAAATGGCTTACTGAAAAAGAACTCGGCAAGCATGTTATAAACTATAAGCTCCGCGACTGGCTATTTTCTCGCCAACGTTACTGGGGAGAACCCATCCCAGTGGTGCATTGGGAAGATGGAACGATTACAGCCCTTCAAGAGAGTGAGCTTCCCCTCGTATTACCTTCTGTTGAAGATTATAAGCCATCTGATGGAGGAGAATCACCCCTCGCAAAAGCCGCTGATTGGTTAACCGTGACTGATCCAAAGACTGGTATGAACGGTCGCAGAGAGACGAATACCATGCCGCAGTGGGCTGGTTCGTGTTGGTACTATCTCCGTTTTATCGATCCTGATAACGCTGAAGCCCCGTGGGCTCCAGAACTTGAAAAAGAGTGGATGAATGTCGATCTGTATGTTGGTGGTGCCGAACATGCGGTGCTTCACCTCCTGTATGCGAGGTTCTGGCATAAAGTCTTGTACGACCTTGGGTTCGTTTCTACGGTGGAACCTTTCCAAAAACTCTTTAACCAGGGAATGATTCAGGCTCATGCCTATAAAGATTCGCGGGGAGCACTTGTCCCCGTCGATCAAGTCGAAGATGATGCTCAAGGACATCCAATAAAGAAAGATTCAGGGGAACAGCTAGAGAGAATCATAGCAAAAATGTCGAAGTCTCTCCGGAATGTGGTTAATCCTGATGAAATCATTGAAGAGTATGGCGCAGATACTCTCCGCATGTATCTCATGTTCATGGGACCACTTGATCAATCAAAGGTCTGGGATTCTCAAGCAATTACAGGCACTGCGCGCTTCTTAAGACGTGCTTGGTCGTTCGTTACAGGAAGTAGTGAAGAACCGCTTCGTCCCTTTGTAACCAACGAGGAAGAGTCGGAAGACGTCAAAAAATCGCTGCATCGCTGCATTAAAAAAGTTGGAGAAGACGCTGAAGAGCTTCGTTTCAACACTGCAATATCAGCACTGATGGAATGTCTAAACGAGCTCATAAGCTCTCAAGTAAGTAAAGAAACGGCGGAAAACTTTCTAAAACTCCTAGCACCCTTTGCTCCACACGTTAGTGAGGAACTCTGGGAGCGGCTTGGGCATACCTCATCGATCGCTTATGCGGACTGGCCTCAATACGACGAAAAATACCTTCAGGAAAATAAGGTTACGGTGGTTATTCAGGTAAATGGGAAAAAACGAGGACTGATAGACGTTCCCCTTGATACTGGTGATGAGACACTAAAACAACTTTCGATGGAAGCCATGAGCAACACCCAGCATCCGTTGAGTGCGGAAGATAAGTTTATTTTTGTGCGGAATAAAAATGACCAATCCCCAAAGCTCGTAAACGTCATTCAGCGATAGTTATGAATCGGATGAACAGAAGAGACGCTTCCCTTTTTCTTCTATCAATCCTTGAGCGCCGGCTTCTCTTTGCATCCACATACGGGAAAATCAAATACATTAAACCAGTATGTACAAATACTGCATGAGAACCCT of bacterium contains these proteins:
- a CDS encoding ribokinase — translated: MNSKVCVVGSFVQDLAFRTNEFPKAGETVIGEFFSGPGGKGSNQAVASHRQEVPTLFVGCIGEDLFGRGYRAWCEEQGLSVLLEVSPQKTSGAASIVVNEEAENSIVVALGANLDLSPDFVLSALQQQEQIEVLIFQLESNPIATTRGLQYGKENNLLTILNTAPMSSSITQEQLELADYITPNESECVALLKHFCNREYDETFHRLSDDSIREMFVELPVNGLLLTLGAEGSLLYQKEEPPRKVHNIKQGQILRTPSITVTPTDTTGAGDAFNGGLAAGIVRYEGDLPRAIQFATTVAGLSTERDGTAPAMPSLDEVLNRQES
- a CDS encoding sigma-70 family RNA polymerase sigma factor, whose protein sequence is MNANQNELKRQAPRSALSLSEADLPSLDVVGLYLNSLNSHPGLKPEMQVQLALQLKETRQELQREVFQYPLAARELIGSLQNILDNKAPIFDVVDDERILKLGAQEKLRKTLPGLIESLHATVKTLEGLHRNEVSDQADSIATSKTQNQLVKQCHSYSWKDSLIDDLAYVVCDALYSVHTKDAEQTIEQQRMLTTTKEASLGKLNTLFSVFERHRSLKAEFAETNLKLVIAVAKKYQGLGLELEDLIQEGNVGLLRACEKFRPEEGCRFSTYAIHWINVRIMRGLMVNRKLVHIPIEHQRLMRSIAETIDSFVKEGLQPYGDLVAERLGVSQQLIKNLSPYLSKPRSLDIPNQDENTSWLINSVTYTPAASIPLPLLREELQERVSKAFHDTLNHVQREILKFRFGLEGYPALSRKEIGQRVGEIRENGKAISGERVRQIEVAALKKLRKKHENFDLKLFLEESLGI
- a CDS encoding alkene reductase, whose product is MSNTTHPILTPYTLHDLSLKNRVVMAPLTRSRAGETRIPNELMGEYYAQRASAGLIIAEATVISEQGIGWPNSPGIYTEQQVEGWKNVTASLKKTGTPFFLQLWHCGRSSHTDFHPSTGLPVSASEIKLEGKSVQTPLGKKSYETPRALTTDEVKAVVNDYKNAALAAKEAGFDGVEIHSANGYLLDQFLQSKTNKREDEYGGSIEKRAQFLKEVVQAIQTVLPSNRIGVRLSPNGVFNDMGSSDYREQFLYTASMLSALNIGYLHVIDGLAFGFHELGAPMTLKDFRDVFSGPIIGNCGYSLETANERIIEGSADMIAFGRPFISNPDLVDRFKNSLPLTAEAPQSVWYDCSLGGEGYTSFPPAA
- a CDS encoding leucine--tRNA ligase, coding for MSTEYSHQTIEPKWQQYWQKNKTFRQKPHPSRKKFYCLDMFPYPSGSGLHIGHPLGYTATDIYSRFKRMNGYDVLHPMGYDAFGLPAEQHAVATGEHPGKITTINCETFTKQMKRIGFSYDWDREIHTCVPDYYRWTQWIFLKLYNSWFDPESKKARPIEELPIPTDIANEGDKAICDYQASYRLAYIDEAMVNWCPALGTVLANEEVIDGRSERGGHEVVRKPMRQWMLRITAYADRLVDELETLNWPESIKDQQRNWIGKKHGAEIQFAVENSKESLTAFTTRPDTLFGVTFFVIAPEHPLINELTTAEQQETVKNYIDNAAKMSEFDRTLDNRSKTGVPTGSYVINPINEERVPLYVGDYVLASYGTGAVMGVPAHDERDFEFAKKFDLPIRPVITPSQSDPETIQKSDSGEIAWTKEGTMLPCDSPVAKELQLEGSSNTDAMSRITKWLTEKELGKHVINYKLRDWLFSRQRYWGEPIPVVHWEDGTITALQESELPLVLPSVEDYKPSDGGESPLAKAADWLTVTDPKTGMNGRRETNTMPQWAGSCWYYLRFIDPDNAEAPWAPELEKEWMNVDLYVGGAEHAVLHLLYARFWHKVLYDLGFVSTVEPFQKLFNQGMIQAHAYKDSRGALVPVDQVEDDAQGHPIKKDSGEQLERIIAKMSKSLRNVVNPDEIIEEYGADTLRMYLMFMGPLDQSKVWDSQAITGTARFLRRAWSFVTGSSEEPLRPFVTNEEESEDVKKSLHRCIKKVGEDAEELRFNTAISALMECLNELISSQVSKETAENFLKLLAPFAPHVSEELWERLGHTSSIAYADWPQYDEKYLQENKVTVVIQVNGKKRGLIDVPLDTGDETLKQLSMEAMSNTQHPLSAEDKFIFVRNKNDQSPKLVNVIQR